TGTCTGTCTGGGTTGCCAAACTGTATCCTTTGCTCATGGCTGATGGAAAGCGGAGTGACGATGGCTGGGCCGTGGGGCATTTGGGATGGCGGCACCGCAGCTGAGGCCTCGGAAGCAGCCGGCTTTCAGGGTGGTGGGACGTAACCACACACTGAAATTACAGGTCTGTTCCCGAATCAGGGCCCATCAGCCCTCTGTCCCCCCGGGCGGGACAGACCAGGGGAGTGCACCGAGAGCCCGGGGGAGCTTCGGCTGTCCCCGGTGGGAGCTCCAGGGCCCTGTCCCCACTTCCACCGACCCTATTTGACCAGGCTCGAGGTGCCCAGGGGGGCTGAGCAAAAGGCGGAGATGAGGGAGTGGAGTGCGGCTCAtccatatttaatatttaatatttaatatttaatatttaatatttaatatttaatatttagtgTTCAATTTCGACAAAGCTGAGGAGATGCTGAGGAGATGCCGCGGCGCGGGGTGGGCTGCCCGGCGGGGCGGAGGGTGCCCGGGGGGGTCCGGTGCGCGGCGGCTGAGTCTTTAATTCGTTGCCGTGTACGGCGCCGGCGGCGGCTCGGGGCACAGCGGGGAGCGGGCGCGGCCGGACGGTGCCGGGAgacccgccgcccccggccgccagCAGCCCCGGCGCCGAGGACGGTGCCGCAGGGCAGGGCGCAGGCGGGAGGGCGAGGGGATGttccccgccgggccgggccgggctgcgcCGTAcggggccgccagggggcgctgcgcgACCGCCGACCGGTGCGGCGAGGTAGCGTGGGGGGTACGATAAGGGGCGGCACGGCGGGGGGCGAGCGAGGCGGCAGGGTCCCGGACAGCGGCAGCTGCAGCGGGCCGGgcaggggtggcggggggagtGCGGGGGAGTGCGGGCCCGTCCCGGCCCGTCCCGTCCGCCCCGTCCCCGGGCGCGGGGGCTCGCGGGCCGCCCCGCCGAGCGCCGCACGCGCCATTCCCGGCCCGCCGGGCCGCACCGAGCCCCCATTGGTCGCGCCCCTCCCaagccccgccccgccggccccgaaACCCCGTCGCCATTGGCCGCGGCCGCGCGGCTGGCCCCGCCCCCGACCGCCTGGCGTACACACCGGAGTCACGCGCCCCGCGGTccggggaggcggtggcgggcGTCGGGGCGGGGCCGAGCCGCCATTGGCGGGGGGACGGGCGCTGATTggcggcgggcggtgccgggcccgcccccgccaggcgggcggggaggggcggggagggcagcggcTTGAGGCGgcgctcggctcggcccggcccggcagtCGCCGCCTGTCGGGTCCCGCGGGCAGCCGTGCCCGCCGCctcgcccgctgccgccgccgcgcccgccaccgccgccgccgccgggggagccggggcacGCCGCAGGCGCCGCGCGGCGATGtggggccgcggcggcgccgagCCCTGACTAAAGATGGCCGCGCTGCCCGGTGGGAACatggcggggggcggccggggggcgcgggtggtggtggtgctgctgctgctgctcggcgGCTGCCTGGGCCGGCGGcccccgggcgccgccgccgccgcaccgccTGCCGCTGCCGCCGTCGTCCCCCCGCcctcggcggcggcggaggagacGGTGATCATCGGCCTGCGGCTGGAGGACACGGACGACGTCTCCTTCATGGAGGGGGGCGCGCTGCGGGTGAGCGAGCGGACGCGGGTGAAGCTGCGGGTCTACGGGCAGAACATCAACAACGAGACCTGGTCGCGCATCGCCTTCACGGAGCacgagcggcggcggggcgggcgggcggcggcgggggcggcggggcgcggcggcggcagcgggggcggcggcggcggcggggcgggcggcggcgccccgcAGCGCTGCGGCATCCGCACCTCGGACATCATCATCCTGCCGCACATCGTGCTCAACCGCCGCACCTCCGGCATCATCGAGATCGAGATCAAGCCCCTGCGCAAGACGGAGAAGAGCAAGTCCTACTACCTGTGCACCTCCGtctcggcccccgccgccgccgccctggggCCCGGGGCCGCCGGAGGGCTGGCGGGTGCCGAGGGGCCGGCCGGGCCCCCGCCCTGGGGAGAGACCACCTGGATCTACCACGACGGCGAGGACACCAAGATGATCGTGGGCGAGGAGAAGAAGTTCCTGCTGCCTTTCTGGCTGCAGGTCATCTTCATCtcgctcctcctctgcctctcggGCATGTTCAGCGGCCTCAACCTGGGCCTCATGGCCCTGGACCCCATGGAGCTGCGCATCGTGCAGAACTGCGGCACAGACAAAGAGAAGAACTACGCCAAGCGCATCGAGCCCGTGCGCCGCCAGGGCAACTActtgctctgctccctcctgctgggCAACGTCCTTGTCAACACCACGCTTACCATCCTGCTGGACGACATCGCCGGCTCCGGGCTGGTGGCCGTGGTGGTCTCCACCATCGGTATCGTCATCTTCGGCGAGATCGTGCCGCAGGCCATTTGCTCTCGGCACGGTCTGGCCGTGGGCGCCAACACCATCTTCCTCACCAAGTTTTTCATGATGATGACCTTCCCGGCCTCCTACCCTGTCAGCAAGTTGCTGGACTGTGTCCTGGGTCAGGAGATCGGCACGGTCTATAACCGTGAGAAGTTGCTGGAGATGCTGCGGGTCACCGACCCTTATAACGATCTAGTCAAGGAGGAGCTCAACATTATCCAAGGAGCCCTGGAGCTGCGCACCAAGACTGTGGAGGACGTGATGACTCCCCTCCGAGACTGCTTTATGATCGCTGCTGAGGCAGTGCTGGACTTCAACACTATGTCCGAGATCATGGAGAGTGGTTATACCCGCATCCCCGTTTTCGAGGGTGACCGCTCCAACATCGTGGACCTGCTCTTCGTTAAGGACCTGGCTTTTGTGGACCCCGATGACTGCACTCCCCTCAAGACCATCACCCGCTTCTACAACCATCCACTTCACTTTGTCTTCAACGACACCAAGCTTGATGCCATGCTGGAGGAGTTCAAGAAAGGTCGGCTCATGCCTGtggtgggggtgcaggggtgggtgcTGCTAGGTGGTGGTCAGCATCTACCTTCTTGAGGTGAGGGAACTCTGCAGAGTGGCGTCCTGGGTTCCTGCTCGCAGAGGGGTTTGGGAAGGTGCATTCAGGACAGAGAGCGGCCAGTTTTTAGGCATCTGCCTGTTCCCTGGGCCAGAAAGCTGATACGCGGCTGGTATGTGCCCCTGGCCTCTTTTCCCCACTGCCCTGGGATGTGTGTGTGGGCAGGGTGCCAAGcaaggttgttttctttcttgctttttccacTCATCTATCCGTTATAGTGAGAACCGCTGACGGGAATCCGCGCCCGTTACTTGGCCGTGTCTTCTCGGTGCTTTTTCAGCTGGGCTGACGGTGAGGAGTGGGGTGGGCGGCTCGGGTCGGTCACCCGTATCTTTCAGGCTTAGTGTGCACACACGTGCTGAGATAAACAAGGCGTTTTAGCTCCATTCATAGGCTCAGCCGGCCGACCTCACCTCTGTGCTCGCCTTCCAGTTAATTTTGATTGACGCTTTGATCTTGCAACTCATAAATAGTTTCGGGgtattaaaatatgtttgaaagcACCTGTCGGTGCTGCGCTTCGGAGTTACAGGTCTTTTTCCCTAGGCTTCCCTCTGCCCGCAGGACCACAGGCTCAGCAAAGACGTGACCCTTTCTCCCTCTCCGGTGTAGTGTGCATATTAATTGCATCAGAATGGGACTGAGGCTTTCCAGACCTGTCCTAATTGTAGGAGGTGTTGACCTGACTAATGTATCTTAGTTCTTGTTGGGAGCTTTTGCTTATGACtaaggaaaaaactttttttttttttttctgcctttttgaaTCTGTTCTCTCAGCAGGTCAGATAATAATAATGCTGTCTGGCCTGTGCAGGGAAGTGCTTTCAAAGACATAGTTAAGTGAAATTTCAAACAGATTGGATGTGTGGACTCCCGTGCTGGAAAACTGAAGGCAGCGGGAATGCCACGGAGCTCGTCGTACCCGGGGAGATCTGATCCAAGTGCCGCCGAGCAGCTCAGTCCCCGGGAGACGATCTGTCTGTACAGCCGCACTGACCCCACAGTTCAGCTAACGGGGGATACTTGAGTTCACCTTTATCAACTGCAAAAGTTGCCTGGAGAAGAACTTTGTAAATTGATGAGTGGTCTTTCTAGGTCACAAATTTAAATTACCACTTAAATTTTAGGTGCTGTTTTGTCCACGTGCTGAGCTTTGACAGCGTGGCATTTGATCTCTTTCTTCCTGCTTAACTCAATTTTGGGGATTTGGAGGGTTACCCCATTGGTTTCCTCATCTTTATTCCGTTTTCATGGATAGCAGGTGAATATACTCCTGCTTTTTACTGACCAGTGCTGCAGTGgttttctttatctctttccGCTTCTGTGTAGCGATGGGGAAATGTTACTTGGGTTCAGAGCTGTTGAAGGAGAGATGAGGGAGAGCCTCCCTCGGCTGTGGGATCTGGGAAACTCAATTATGTCACTTAACTGGTGGCTGGTTAAGTTGGATTTCACCGCATGTGTGGGCGTAGGGTTGTTCTTCCCCCACCCCATTATTTGGGCTCCAGATAGCATAATGGGGTTCTTAACCTGTAGCGagacttgtggggtttttttctggttttgtttgtagcAATGTGTCTGAAGAAATGAATATTATGTCAATTACTTTATTTGCCCTGTTTGAAAGAGATGGAATGCACTCTTGTGTGTTAACATAGGAGTCCTTTTACTTAATAGCGGGGAGAATTAGGTGCGCGTTTTAATCCTGCAAGTGTGGCTAAGCCAGTTATGCCTCCTTACAGTTCCTGAAACTTGTGCTTAAAATAGGCTTCTTAAACATTCTCCTGCGTGGCTTGGAAGGTGCAGACCAGAGATTGCTTTCCCTGGGAGCCAGAGGACTTCCCTTGCCTGCACTAGGAGACGTCCCAGTAGCACAAGTTTAGGATGACTTCCCAACATGTGTGTTCCCTCCTGAGATTGCTGTGTCCTGGAATAGTCTCTGAAGTTGTGAATTAATTCAGGCTAGTGTGATCATACTTAAACGTTTACTCTAGAATAGCTGTGCTGGTTGGTCTGTATTGGTAAGCCCTGGTGTTAGGACCAGCTCTGTCCGaactgctttctctttaaaaagtgcaGATATGGTGGAAATAAATGGCTTCCTTTGTGTCCTTTGAAGTGACTGTAAATAGCTGATAGCTTGCTTGATCTGGCATAGCGCGGTGTCTTTTGCAAGAGTTCTTCAAACTTTCTTCTTCAGAGCAACCTTGCCAAATTCCCGTGAGAATGTACAAATTAAGGGTGAGAATCAAATCGCGTTGTTACTCTCCGGTAGAGTGTTGAAAATACATAAGCTTACAGTTTTTAATCATTCCCATCCCACCACATTGACCATCTGCCGCAGGAGGCTTCCTTCACAACTCACGTATATGTCTCTCTTTCCACCCAGGTACCTGCTACCACCGTTGGGTGCAACGGGCGGCTCGTGTGATAGTGCTGTTAGTTGAATACTTCAGTTGGTTTAAGGAGAGAGGCccggtttttatttatttattttttttaaagaagtttggTAATTAGCTGGGTAGGTGGGGTTTTGAAGCTCACGTTTTGCACAGGAGCAAAACATTCTTAACCTGAACGCGGAATGGAGGCTTACAAGGAGGAGATTAAGAGCGAAGCATGACAGAATACATGTCCTTATGCTGTAGCGGAAGATGAAATGGGTAGTTCTGTACTTGTTTTGGTGCTTGGGCTGAACAGCTGGAGGATTTGGTGGTGGGCCtattattaatgttttttacccacaatttcaaaataaatatctgtttCACTTCTATGCTGCCAGGCAAGAAACTTAAAATTAAGAGAGAGCTGCAGCACATTCCCACTCCCTTGTCGCTTTAATCTTTTAAAGTGTGAATAAACATGATTTCTGAAGCAGTCTGCAAAAAAGCTGCTCTTCTAAAGAGCGTTGTTTacttacaaataataaataaatagcttttgaaaGAGGGGCAATTTTCTATTCCCATTCACAGACGATAAGCATCTACCAGCACCGTCAAATCGATTTGCCTACAAGTTGAGCAGACTGAGTGTTTAACTTGCTTGAATTTGATCATTTGACTTTAATGCAAGGAAGTGTAAGGTACCCTTTATACTGGCCTAGGAAATGACCTGCCTGACTTTGCTCGGCGCTAAGAGATCTCTCATTTGAAATCTGATGTTGGCTATTGCTCTGAAGGGGAGCAAGGCATTACCTGTTCCAGGGTTCATTTGTGTCCTGgctcctgagctgcagcagggagtGAATGAGCGACAAAGTCATTTTTGGGAAGAAGCTAATGAATTGTCTCTACTGATCTCCCTTTGCTTGTTGACAAGTGTGTGGGcttgcttccccccccgccccccttttgaCAGTTTTCCTAGGTCCCTGCTCAAACACTCTCTGGCACTTGCTCTTGGTGTTTTTCACAGGCAGATCTCTGCATGTGTGATCCTAAATCCAAAGCGTTCTATTTCTAGTTCCCTGCCTGCCAGAGCTGCAAGAATTCAGCTTGAAAAGCCTCATGTTGTAATACTAATATTTCAAGATTGGCCCACTTTCTATGAGCCATTGTACGGCTGCTTTCCTGGTGGCCTGGACGGCTTGGGAAGGCAGCAGTTTCTCAATCAGAGTCCTCCTTATCTGGGAACTGAGAGTCATATGTTTTGATGTTATTTATATCTGTCTCCACTATTATGTTATACTAAAAATCAGCATTAATAACCTGTTACAAAGAAGTCACAGTAACTGTGTACAGCAGTTCTGAGCTCTTGTTTATTGAATCACATGGCAGCCTTGAGAAAATTCCTAGATTCCTTATTACAATCATTGCCAACTGGACCttagaagatttttctttcctaaaaactTTGTCAGATCTAACTTTATGATCTTCCCTTCGCGCTCTGTTGGTCGTTGTCTGTTTTTAATAGTGTGTATGTTTGTTGGCTATATTTGGTGTCGACAGAGGACCTGGAGAAAAACTTTGTCCATTTCTTTTCTAgttcctcttccccctccaaaGAAAACCAAGCCCCAGCAACCTGAAACCTAAACCCCTTACTTCTGAGGGAGCAGAGTAGAATACCTAGACCTACTTACTCCTCTTTTGAGcacatagatcctcttttttggTAGCAGGTAGGACAGCAAGTGACTGGTAGCCCAGGGATCCAAAGTTCTGCATTGCTGTCGTCGGtctgaggtggtttttttccgTTACTAGTTCACTTACCTTTTTGGTACAGCTCTAACCCAGGCTTGTAGGTGGCTGCTTTCCTCGTCTTTTTGGGTTTTATGGGTTCCCATCCTGCTGAGTCTGAGTCCAGACTTCCTATGAATAACCTTTATTTAATGGATCTGAATCACAGAGTGGTTAGGGTTAGTTTATCTAACAGGTTGTCTGTCTCCTGAGCCATTTTTCTGCGTAAGCCTGTGACTGCAGCATTACGAGAAACTGGAAGAAACCACATAAATCCCTTCTGGGATTATCGAAGGCATGTAAAAGGCCTTCTTGGAAAACAGTATCATTTTCAAGGCTGCTTGACTAGCAAAAGGCACCTCCTCTGATCCTTTCGGGGAAATCCATATAAAGGCAAAGGTGTTGAGGAGGTTCAGTGTGGAGACTTTTTTGTGTGAAGAGAGTAGGGGAGTGGTAGGTGGGAGGGAATTTGCCACCAAGACACAGAAGACTTAGCATGATATGCCTGCAGATTTGTTCCCTGAACAAAAATTGCAtgtgggggtgggggctgcctCGTGACAAACTGTTTCTTGGCTGTCTGACAGTACAGCACCCGCAGGTACTGCGCTGCCAAGAGGTTTGCTGGCCTTGCAGTGCTCCTGGGGGATGCGTGCTCATTCCACTGGAGAGGAGAGGATGTGGGTTACTGCACGCAGCCCTCCTGCTGGTATGGTAAGGGGGAGGTGTCGAGGGGAATGCATCGGAGAAAAGCTCCACTTCTTCCTGGGCTTCCTGCTGCGAAGCTTTTTTTGGGACCAGGAGAAGAAGAGATGCTGCTGGAGAGCAAACAGTGCTTCTTCACCCTGGCCTTGGTGAGGAGCCCAGCTGGAGGCTCCGTTCTGCTGCTGAGAGTAGAAAGAAACGTGGTTCaggtggctggcagggagaggagtAAGTGAACTAAATGGCTTGAGCAGCAGAGGTTTGAATCTGATGCATGTTAGGTATGATTCTTGGATTGCTTTTTAACCGATTGCTAGCAATTCTTGTCATTCAACAAAGACAAGAAgttgccttttcctccccttaaCTGTTTGCTAAGTTAGCAAATGCTTTCCTACACTGAAGCTGATGGGAGTGAATTCCACCACAAGTGAACCACGTTCCtatctgctttctctgtgtctgtAAAGGTTATCTGTAATAGGCACAGATGTAAACTTCAGGTCAGTCTGTGCAGCCTGCAGCATTTCATAGCCAACTTCAGAGTAGAATAGAAAGAGGCAGAATATCAACTTCTGAGCAAATTCAGTAGTGCAGGAAGATGATTAGGTAGTTTAACCATTGCGGTATTCTTCCGGGGCTGAGATTTTCTTAAGTGTCAGTATTTCTCTGCCAACATGAGCTTCTGAGGAGCAGAACATTTTCTTGGTGAACTTCAGTTGGCTCTAAGGGTGTCATAACAATGACAGCAAATCCTCTGCAGGAATAAGTGTCTGACAAAAGCCTGTGGCTGCTTAGAGAAAGTATTAGAAGAGCAAATTTATTTTGTTCCCCACAGAAGCTTACTGACCTCATCAGGCTGTGATTCGAGAAGTTATGGAACTAAAGATACCATCTTTATTAAGTAGCGCTAGATGCCCGTTTCTTTCTGTGAGTGTGTCTAATCAACACTGAGCCTTTGTCAGCTCTGGCACACAGACAAACAGCAATAGTGGGGTATCTTCCTGTCAGTAGCTTTGTAGTGCTGGTGGCAGAAAGGTGGATCTAAAGGTTGCATTTCTGATTAGATGTCTTCATACAGAAGTCAGAaaggttggtttttgttttggcaCGCAGTGATGGCGCTCTAGCTGGTGAATGAGGGAATTAGCCACTTCACACCTCATACATGTTATGAGCCCCAGTCCCCTCCCTTTTTTATCGATGGAATCATTATAGTTAGTGGGAGTATTGGAGGCGTTACTAGGTCACATAGCTTGGACCATCAGTGCCATTAGACTGTAGACAAGATCTGCTCATCTTCCTGGTGTTGACTAGTGTCGCGTTTTGTCTTGCTTACTTGCAGGGCAAATGTTCTAGTGCACAGGAATTAAGACCCAGAAGAATTTGAAGTCTCACTGCTTCACCTCTTCTAAACACTTTGCAATGTGTGCTTAATATCAAGAGTCATAATTCAGTTTTACAGCTGCTTAGGGACCATCAAGTAGGCCTAGAGCGAACGGAGTGGCTGAGCAGTGTGTTGAATGAGTCTATGTCTCATCCTGCCATGCCTTTTCCATTAATACTTAACAGGAGCTTGCTTTTTCATTAGTTTATGTACCTCTACAGGGTTGTGGTGCAATTGCTGGCATAGGTATACCACTTGCACTTCTAGTATTGAGTCCCTCCCAATTTCACTAATGGAGCTTGTAAAACTAGCCCTCAACACAGAGTACTCCAGTACTCTGAACCATACGCTGGTGAGCATGACCTGGCACTCTTGTTAATTTGACAAGGTCCTGAAATACAGCCTACCAGCTACAAATAGGAGTGTAAATACTTGGTGCTAATGAGCTACAGCCAACAGCACACAGCTAACAGTCCCAGATCAGGTGGTTAatccagcctggctcctgccaaGGTCACTGAGTCATTTCAGAActagtgatgggttttgtttcacttttcaaCAATATATAATCATAGAAAAAGAGATGCATAAATTTGTCATTAACCTTCTGGTGGAATCCACCTTTTCCCTTGGCCTAGAAATCAACATGGCCCAATAGTTGCTGGCAGAAGAAGCTATGCTGGGAATAAACTAGGGCTAAGTGTGATGGCGTACAAAGCATCTGTGAGATGCTGGTTACAGAATATAATAAAGCTGGTTACAGAACTATAAGGGGACAAGATGACCTAGTCACCCCAAGGTAGGTCTCCTTACAGAGAGGTAGGTTAGGGAAGTTAAAGGGATGGCCTGGAACAGGGAAGTTGAGAAGCCCCTTAATGTTCTAAATGGCTTTTTGTACAACGCGGGGTATTGAAGTTCTGAGTCTTCGAAACACGTTGTTAGGAGTTGAGCCAGAGGAAGTAAATTCTACTAAAAGATTTCCcatagcttctttaaaaaaaaaaaacaccaaaacaaacaaaaaagcccaccacAAAACTACGTGTGTGTCCgcatgcccccccccaaaaaaaacccaaaacaaaacaacaaaccaaccccaaacaaaacaaaccaaccccaaaaccacaacaaacccacCCCATAATGTTACAACTTCAGGATATGTAACCATACTGTGTCTTTCACAAAGGGGTCTTGGAGGAACCAGGTCCCTATTTGACACTCCAACTTGAAACGTGAAGTTGCAATATCAGAAGGTTAGGTGGCAGAGAGATCCATTATCTTTAGAGAGAAACTGGA
The sequence above is a segment of the Larus michahellis chromosome 6, bLarMic1.1, whole genome shotgun sequence genome. Coding sequences within it:
- the CNNM2 gene encoding metal transporter CNNM2 isoform X3, coding for MAALPGGNMAGGGRGARVVVVLLLLLGGCLGRRPPGAAAAAPPAAAAVVPPPSAAAEETVIIGLRLEDTDDVSFMEGGALRVSERTRVKLRVYGQNINNETWSRIAFTEHERRRGGRAAAGAAGRGGGSGGGGGGGAGGGAPQRCGIRTSDIIILPHIVLNRRTSGIIEIEIKPLRKTEKSKSYYLCTSVSAPAAAALGPGAAGGLAGAEGPAGPPPWGETTWIYHDGEDTKMIVGEEKKFLLPFWLQVIFISLLLCLSGMFSGLNLGLMALDPMELRIVQNCGTDKEKNYAKRIEPVRRQGNYLLCSLLLGNVLVNTTLTILLDDIAGSGLVAVVVSTIGIVIFGEIVPQAICSRHGLAVGANTIFLTKFFMMMTFPASYPVSKLLDCVLGQEIGTVYNREKLLEMLRVTDPYNDLVKEELNIIQGALELRTKTVEDVMTPLRDCFMIAAEAVLDFNTMSEIMESGYTRIPVFEGDRSNIVDLLFVKDLAFVDPDDCTPLKTITRFYNHPLHFVFNDTKLDAMLEEFKKVLS
- the CNNM2 gene encoding metal transporter CNNM2 isoform X2, which produces MAALPGGNMAGGGRGARVVVVLLLLLGGCLGRRPPGAAAAAPPAAAAVVPPPSAAAEETVIIGLRLEDTDDVSFMEGGALRVSERTRVKLRVYGQNINNETWSRIAFTEHERRRGGRAAAGAAGRGGGSGGGGGGGAGGGAPQRCGIRTSDIIILPHIVLNRRTSGIIEIEIKPLRKTEKSKSYYLCTSVSAPAAAALGPGAAGGLAGAEGPAGPPPWGETTWIYHDGEDTKMIVGEEKKFLLPFWLQVIFISLLLCLSGMFSGLNLGLMALDPMELRIVQNCGTDKEKNYAKRIEPVRRQGNYLLCSLLLGNVLVNTTLTILLDDIAGSGLVAVVVSTIGIVIFGEIVPQAICSRHGLAVGANTIFLTKFFMMMTFPASYPVSKLLDCVLGQEIGTVYNREKLLEMLRVTDPYNDLVKEELNIIQGALELRTKTVEDVMTPLRDCFMIAAEAVLDFNTMSEIMESGYTRIPVFEGDRSNIVDLLFVKDLAFVDPDDCTPLKTITRFYNHPLHFVFNDTKLDAMLEEFKKGKSHLAIVQRVNNEGEGDPFYEVLGIVTLEDVIEEIIKSEILDETDLYTDNKTKKKVAHRDRKQDFSAFKQTDSEMKVKISPQLLLAMHRFLATEVEAFGPSQMSEKILLRLLKHPNVIQELKYDEKNKKAPEHYLYQRNKPVDYFVLILQGKVEVEAGKEGMKFEAGAFSYYGVMALTASPAENKSPPRPCGLNHSDSLNRSDRIDAVTPTLGSSNNQLNASFLQVYVPDYSVKALTDIQFVKISRQQYQNALMASRMDKTPQSSDSENTKIELTLTELHDGLPDETANLLNEQNCVTHNKPNHSMHSEGAI
- the CNNM2 gene encoding metal transporter CNNM2 isoform X1; this translates as MAALPGGNMAGGGRGARVVVVLLLLLGGCLGRRPPGAAAAAPPAAAAVVPPPSAAAEETVIIGLRLEDTDDVSFMEGGALRVSERTRVKLRVYGQNINNETWSRIAFTEHERRRGGRAAAGAAGRGGGSGGGGGGGAGGGAPQRCGIRTSDIIILPHIVLNRRTSGIIEIEIKPLRKTEKSKSYYLCTSVSAPAAAALGPGAAGGLAGAEGPAGPPPWGETTWIYHDGEDTKMIVGEEKKFLLPFWLQVIFISLLLCLSGMFSGLNLGLMALDPMELRIVQNCGTDKEKNYAKRIEPVRRQGNYLLCSLLLGNVLVNTTLTILLDDIAGSGLVAVVVSTIGIVIFGEIVPQAICSRHGLAVGANTIFLTKFFMMMTFPASYPVSKLLDCVLGQEIGTVYNREKLLEMLRVTDPYNDLVKEELNIIQGALELRTKTVEDVMTPLRDCFMIAAEAVLDFNTMSEIMESGYTRIPVFEGDRSNIVDLLFVKDLAFVDPDDCTPLKTITRFYNHPLHFVFNDTKLDAMLEEFKKGKSHLAIVQRVNNEGEGDPFYEVLGIVTLEDVIEEIIKSEILDETDLYTDNKTKKKVAHRDRKQDFSAFKQTDSEMKVKISPQLLLAMHRFLATEVEAFGPSQMSEKILLRLLKHPNVIQELKYDEKNKKAPEHYLYQRNKPVDYFVLILQGKVEVEAGKEGMKFEAGAFSYYGVMALTASPVPLSLSRTFVVSRTELLAAGSPAENKSPPRPCGLNHSDSLNRSDRIDAVTPTLGSSNNQLNASFLQVYVPDYSVKALTDIQFVKISRQQYQNALMASRMDKTPQSSDSENTKIELTLTELHDGLPDETANLLNEQNCVTHNKPNHSMHSEGAI